In Dehalococcoidia bacterium, one DNA window encodes the following:
- the dapF gene encoding diaminopimelate epimerase, whose translation MKFAKMQGAGNDFVLVEAKGDERHWPHLALRMCDRHFGIGADGLVLVLPSAEADVGMRIFNADGSEAEMCGNAVRCLAKYAVERGLVRPKEGKLSVGTVAGILPVQVMGEGGKVERARVGMGAPRFRPEEVPTLIDAQPPLVNAPVEIDLGAAGSEAPLSMERLLDIARGPASAERSDRLIIPLTCLSMGNPHAVYFLPGPVAGYPLAEMGPRVERHPLFPSRTNFTVASVIDRGRMEARVWERGVGITLACGSGTCAAMVAARLQGLVDDVVDITLPGGTLRAEWDGAGQVFLSGPAAMVFEGEWPD comes from the coding sequence ATGAAGTTCGCGAAGATGCAGGGGGCGGGCAACGACTTCGTCCTCGTGGAGGCGAAGGGGGACGAGCGGCACTGGCCACACCTCGCGCTGCGAATGTGCGACCGCCACTTCGGAATCGGCGCCGACGGCCTGGTCCTAGTGCTGCCGTCGGCGGAGGCGGACGTGGGCATGCGCATATTCAACGCCGACGGCTCAGAGGCGGAGATGTGCGGCAACGCGGTCCGCTGTCTGGCGAAATACGCCGTCGAGCGCGGCCTCGTGCGGCCGAAAGAGGGCAAGCTGAGCGTCGGGACGGTGGCCGGCATCCTGCCCGTGCAGGTGATGGGAGAAGGCGGCAAGGTCGAAAGGGCGCGCGTTGGGATGGGGGCGCCCCGGTTCCGCCCGGAGGAAGTGCCCACGCTAATCGACGCCCAACCGCCGCTAGTCAACGCACCGGTGGAGATCGACTTGGGAGCTGCGGGAAGCGAGGCGCCGCTGAGCATGGAGCGTTTACTGGATATCGCGCGCGGACCGGCGAGCGCCGAGCGCAGCGACCGCCTCATCATCCCCCTGACCTGCCTGTCGATGGGGAATCCGCACGCCGTCTACTTCCTGCCCGGCCCGGTTGCCGGGTATCCGCTGGCGGAGATGGGGCCGCGAGTGGAGCGGCATCCGCTGTTCCCCAGCCGGACGAACTTCACCGTCGCGTCAGTCATCGATCGCGGGCGGATGGAGGCGCGGGTGTGGGAGCGGGGCGTCGGGATCACGCTCGCCTGCGGGTCGGGCACGTGCGCGGCGATGGTGGCGGCGCGGCTGCAGGGGCTGGTGGACGATGTAGTAGACATAACGCTGCCGGGCGGCACGCTGAGGGCGGAATGGGACGGGGCAGGGCAGGTGTTCTTGAGCGGGCCGGCGGCGATGGTATTCGAAGGCGAATGGCCTGATTGA
- a CDS encoding glycosyltransferase family 39 protein, with protein sequence MRWAVTLAVILAAALVARLAWTWWTDPTPPELSDPQYYNATALSLARGEGYSVTFHRDVGFLPGGEETAFWPPGYSAYLATFYWLFGKGDEVAQAANVVAGALVVVPIYFIGLRLFGRRIALVAAAAAALLPSLVYWVPVLFSDTLFTLLFAMVAALLLHALRQDGTFSLALLAAGGVVLGLAMLVRGQALVLVPVVAVYWAVAGAKPAKCLLSGGACLALAAAVVVPWSVRNTAAMGSPILLSANVGYNLRVGHAPYSTGRYILPDDLWNSRSERTTFRELEPVFNDLGLERATEYALGHPLEEAELAVRKTLWLWAPDSDALDWVESYGRTPLPAGAVGPLRWLVDGSYAVLLWLVGCAFVRARAFAPQLSLLAALVVLWTATHIVFFGEPRYHLPALALMIPVAAAPLVWLWEAAISQLSPRRAEQRAFVPADIIEGEDREADTDGKNVSYSRAD encoded by the coding sequence GTGCGATGGGCTGTCACCCTGGCCGTCATTCTTGCAGCCGCCCTGGTGGCCCGTCTCGCGTGGACGTGGTGGACCGATCCGACGCCGCCCGAGCTCTCCGATCCCCAGTACTACAACGCGACCGCGCTCAGTCTCGCCCGCGGCGAGGGGTACAGCGTAACCTTTCACAGGGACGTTGGCTTCCTTCCCGGCGGCGAGGAAACGGCGTTCTGGCCGCCGGGCTACTCGGCATACCTGGCGACCTTCTACTGGCTCTTCGGCAAAGGCGATGAAGTGGCGCAGGCGGCAAACGTCGTCGCCGGAGCGCTCGTCGTCGTGCCCATCTATTTCATCGGGCTGCGACTCTTCGGACGAAGGATCGCCCTGGTCGCCGCCGCCGCCGCCGCCCTGCTCCCGAGCCTCGTCTACTGGGTCCCCGTGCTGTTCTCGGACACGCTCTTCACGCTCCTCTTCGCGATGGTCGCCGCGCTCCTGCTCCATGCGCTGCGGCAAGACGGGACATTCAGCCTTGCGTTGCTCGCCGCTGGTGGGGTCGTCCTTGGGCTGGCGATGCTGGTGCGGGGGCAGGCCCTGGTGCTGGTGCCGGTGGTCGCGGTGTACTGGGCCGTTGCCGGCGCGAAACCTGCGAAGTGCCTCCTCTCGGGAGGCGCCTGCCTGGCGCTGGCCGCAGCCGTCGTCGTGCCGTGGAGCGTCCGCAACACCGCCGCGATGGGTTCGCCGATTCTTCTTTCGGCGAACGTGGGCTACAACCTTCGGGTCGGGCACGCCCCGTACTCGACCGGACGTTACATCCTGCCTGACGACTTGTGGAACTCTCGGTCCGAGAGGACGACCTTTCGGGAACTGGAGCCCGTATTCAACGATCTTGGCCTCGAGCGGGCAACGGAGTACGCGCTGGGACATCCGCTTGAAGAGGCGGAGCTTGCGGTGCGGAAGACGCTATGGTTGTGGGCACCCGACTCCGACGCCCTCGACTGGGTGGAGAGCTACGGTCGCACGCCTCTGCCCGCGGGTGCTGTCGGGCCGCTCCGCTGGCTGGTCGACGGCAGCTACGCCGTATTGCTGTGGCTTGTAGGCTGCGCGTTCGTGCGAGCTCGGGCCTTCGCGCCGCAGCTCTCTCTGCTGGCCGCCCTTGTCGTCCTGTGGACGGCGACGCATATCGTCTTCTTCGGCGAGCCGCGCTATCACCTGCCCGCGCTGGCGCTCATGATACCGGTGGCTGCGGCCCCGCTCGTCTGGCTCTGGGAGGCGGCTATCTCGCAACTTTCACCTCGGAGAGCAGAGCAACGCGCCTTCGTTCCAGCGGATATAATAGAGGGTGAAGACAGGGAGGCTGATACAGACGGCAAGAACGTATCCTACAGCAGAGCCGATTGA
- the hflX gene encoding GTPase HflX: MKTGRLIQTARTYPTAEPIERAYLVAVEMKGSHANGSPFSSESSLDELALLAETAGAQVVGRAVQKLESPHPAHYVGKGKLAEIKSQRGTAGYSLVIFDDELSPSQQRNLENALGVKVLDRTALILDIFAQRARTREGALQVELAQSEYLLPRLAGQWSHLERLEGAIGTRGPGETQLETDRRLVRNKIARLKRQIEAVRRQRALYRRRRARAGVPVIALVGYTNAGKSTLMRALSGADVFTEDKLFATLDPLTRRIALPGGGAVLLSDTVGFIQKLPTQLVAAFRATLEELEAAHVLVHVVDITHPDAALQSQTVEETLAELGLAEKPVISVLNKVDLLLRRDGSPVGGVDELREQAATLAYRPDALLISAEKGWGLDTLLERIETVLREGAAAPARPGSRWAPSRASAGGHQATVR; encoded by the coding sequence GTGAAGACAGGGAGGCTGATACAGACGGCAAGAACGTATCCTACAGCAGAGCCGATTGAGCGGGCGTACCTCGTGGCCGTGGAGATGAAGGGGTCGCACGCTAATGGCTCCCCCTTCAGCAGCGAGAGCTCGCTCGACGAGCTGGCGCTCCTCGCCGAGACCGCAGGCGCGCAGGTCGTCGGACGCGCCGTCCAGAAGCTGGAGAGCCCGCACCCGGCGCACTACGTGGGCAAGGGCAAGCTCGCGGAAATCAAATCGCAGCGGGGCACGGCCGGCTATTCGCTCGTCATCTTCGACGACGAGCTCAGCCCCTCGCAGCAACGCAACCTGGAGAACGCCCTCGGCGTGAAGGTGCTCGACCGCACGGCGCTGATTCTCGACATCTTCGCGCAGCGGGCGCGAACACGGGAGGGCGCGCTGCAGGTGGAGCTTGCCCAGAGCGAGTACCTCCTGCCGCGCCTCGCCGGCCAGTGGAGCCACCTCGAGCGTCTGGAAGGGGCCATCGGGACGCGCGGCCCCGGCGAGACGCAGCTCGAGACCGACCGACGCCTGGTGCGTAACAAGATCGCGCGCCTCAAGCGGCAGATCGAGGCGGTGCGACGCCAGCGGGCGCTCTATCGTCGACGGCGGGCGAGAGCGGGAGTGCCGGTCATCGCGCTCGTCGGCTACACGAACGCGGGCAAGAGCACGCTGATGCGCGCCCTTTCCGGCGCCGACGTCTTCACCGAGGACAAGCTTTTCGCTACCCTCGACCCGCTGACAAGACGCATTGCGCTGCCCGGCGGCGGCGCCGTCCTCCTCTCCGACACGGTGGGCTTCATTCAGAAGCTGCCTACGCAGCTCGTCGCCGCCTTCCGCGCCACGCTCGAGGAGCTGGAGGCGGCCCACGTCCTTGTGCACGTGGTCGACATAACGCACCCGGACGCCGCGCTCCAGAGCCAGACGGTGGAGGAGACGCTCGCGGAGCTTGGCCTTGCGGAGAAGCCTGTGATCAGCGTGCTGAACAAGGTCGACTTGTTGCTGCGGCGCGACGGCTCGCCGGTGGGCGGCGTCGACGAGCTGCGCGAGCAGGCGGCGACGCTGGCCTACCGTCCGGACGCGCTGCTCATCTCGGCAGAGAAGGGATGGGGGCTGGACACGCTCCTCGAACGCATCGAAACGGTGCTGCGAGAGGGCGCGGCCGCTCCGGCGAGGCCGGGCTCGCGCTGGGCGCCATCGCGAGCGTCAGCGGGAGGTCATCAGGCAACGGTTCGCTAG
- a CDS encoding GNAT family N-acetyltransferase — translation MRGLKQMKDMRRLEVPPEKDVFERGSRSLVRAFEVTREEVRRVQTERPELVVSRDDGVMLLQPKRNRAWLCYGFSNLDALRREFKPVFEKLVAALKTGEATRGIFLWFADHPNRPYVEPVLVDCFFELRHEWMEMGLARLPEDTAPTDEIAPGFVLRRASPAEQEAAGAIDVAAFADEAWQVADFVDAAREASEFRVLEERDGARIVGYIGLWLEEGRVGKIDLLGVHPDFRRRGLAETMLRWSLAWFRGQGMRRARLTVHTDNAAAIALYRKLGFTHHRSGLTYRRPTDERELAEMAQKRKGTYVKFGDWR, via the coding sequence TTGAGGGGGTTGAAGCAGATGAAGGACATGCGGCGGCTTGAGGTACCGCCGGAGAAGGACGTTTTCGAGCGGGGCAGCAGGAGCCTTGTACGCGCTTTCGAGGTGACGCGCGAGGAGGTGCGGCGCGTGCAAACGGAGCGGCCGGAGCTGGTCGTGTCGAGGGACGACGGGGTAATGCTCCTCCAGCCGAAGCGCAACCGCGCCTGGCTCTGCTACGGCTTCAGCAACCTCGACGCTCTGCGCAGAGAGTTCAAGCCGGTGTTCGAGAAACTGGTAGCCGCCCTGAAGACGGGCGAGGCGACAAGGGGCATCTTCCTCTGGTTTGCCGACCACCCGAACCGCCCGTACGTCGAGCCGGTCCTGGTCGACTGCTTCTTCGAGCTGCGGCACGAATGGATGGAGATGGGCCTTGCCCGCCTGCCCGAAGACACTGCCCCCACCGATGAGATTGCGCCGGGGTTTGTCCTCCGACGGGCCTCTCCCGCCGAACAGGAGGCCGCGGGCGCTATCGACGTGGCCGCTTTCGCCGACGAGGCATGGCAGGTCGCGGACTTCGTCGATGCCGCTCGCGAGGCGTCCGAGTTCAGGGTTCTCGAGGAGCGCGACGGCGCGCGCATCGTCGGATACATCGGTCTCTGGCTCGAGGAGGGCCGCGTCGGGAAGATCGATCTGCTGGGCGTGCATCCCGACTTCCGTCGTCGTGGCCTGGCGGAGACGATGCTGCGCTGGAGCCTCGCATGGTTCCGCGGGCAGGGCATGCGGCGCGCGCGGCTAACGGTGCACACGGACAACGCCGCTGCGATTGCGCTCTACCGCAAGCTCGGGTTCACCCACCACCGCTCGGGGCTGACGTACCGCCGCCCCACGGACGAGCGCGAGCTTGCCGAGATGGCGCAGAAACGCAAGGGGACGTACGTCAAATTCGGCGACTGGCGATAG
- a CDS encoding ABC transporter permease: MSRRDVAGSSLLLGGQATPYPEGRAESGVWRRLGRQKGAVLGAAAICLLVLIAVIGPAITPYHYARQNYDEIYVLPGADHWLGTDGLGRDVLSRLVQGARTSLAVGITSQLVVLCIGLAVGTLAAMGGRVLDGILMRFTDVVFAFPDLLFILLLRAVFGGGLFMIILAIALVQWATIARLVRAQLLSMKGRDFALAAKAVGAGDARIVFRHLLPNSLGPVIVALTFGVPQAIFAEAALSFIGIGVAPPLPSWGSMVQDGYRAIYAYPHLVLSPAAAIAVLMLAFTLLGDGLRDALDPRRR; encoded by the coding sequence ATGAGTAGAAGGGACGTGGCTGGAAGCAGTCTGTTGTTAGGCGGGCAGGCCACGCCGTACCCTGAGGGCCGCGCAGAATCGGGGGTATGGCGGCGGCTTGGCCGCCAGAAGGGCGCCGTGCTGGGCGCCGCTGCAATCTGCCTGCTTGTCCTCATCGCCGTCATCGGACCCGCCATCACGCCCTATCACTACGCCCGCCAGAACTACGACGAGATCTACGTGTTGCCCGGCGCCGATCACTGGCTGGGCACCGATGGGCTCGGCCGCGACGTCCTCAGCCGGCTGGTGCAGGGGGCGCGCACGTCGCTTGCCGTGGGGATTACGTCTCAGCTTGTTGTGCTTTGCATCGGTCTCGCCGTAGGGACGCTCGCGGCGATGGGAGGGCGCGTTCTCGACGGCATTCTGATGCGCTTCACCGACGTCGTCTTTGCCTTTCCCGATCTGCTGTTCATCCTGCTGCTGCGGGCGGTCTTCGGAGGTGGCTTGTTCATGATCATCCTGGCGATAGCGCTCGTGCAGTGGGCGACGATTGCCCGTCTCGTCAGGGCACAACTGCTGTCGATGAAGGGGCGCGACTTCGCGCTGGCGGCAAAAGCCGTGGGCGCGGGCGATGCGAGGATTGTATTTCGCCATCTGCTGCCCAACAGCCTGGGGCCGGTCATCGTCGCGCTGACCTTTGGAGTGCCTCAGGCCATATTCGCTGAGGCGGCGCTGAGCTTCATTGGCATAGGCGTGGCGCCGCCGCTGCCCAGCTGGGGCTCGATGGTGCAGGACGGCTACCGCGCGATCTACGCTTACCCGCACCTCGTGCTATCGCCCGCCGCGGCGATAGCGGTGCTCATGCTCGCCTTCACTCTCCTCGGCGACGGCCTGCGCGACGCCCTCGACCCGCGGCGACGATGA
- a CDS encoding ABC transporter permease, with protein sequence MVGYVLRRILTLGPVLLAVALITFLLMHAVPGGPWDTEKPLDPVTVAGLNRKYGLDEPLWRQFLLFLANALRGDLGVSYMNQGRPVTEILSDGLLTSATLGGASLAVGLTLGLALGLAAALRRNSALDRATSIASACAASTPTFVLGAFLVALFSVRLHWLPASGWGSLQQMVMPVAVLAALPAAYIARVSRAALLEVLDEEYIRTARSKGLPERTVLLRHTVRNGLVPVITVVGPVAAALVTGSFIVESFFSIPGTGRLFVQAVFARDYGLIMGATLFYASIVVVANLIVDLLCAAVDPRIRYE encoded by the coding sequence GCACGCCGTCCCCGGCGGCCCGTGGGACACCGAGAAGCCGCTCGACCCGGTTACTGTTGCCGGCCTCAACCGCAAATATGGTCTCGACGAACCGCTCTGGCGGCAGTTCCTGCTCTTTCTCGCCAACGCGCTGCGCGGCGACCTCGGGGTGTCCTACATGAACCAGGGGCGGCCCGTAACTGAAATCCTTAGCGATGGCCTTTTGACCTCGGCAACACTGGGCGGGGCCTCGCTGGCCGTCGGCCTCACTTTGGGGCTTGCGCTCGGGCTGGCCGCTGCCCTGCGCAGGAACTCCGCCCTCGACCGCGCGACGTCGATCGCTTCCGCCTGCGCCGCCAGCACGCCAACGTTCGTTCTCGGCGCCTTCCTCGTCGCTCTCTTCTCGGTGCGGTTGCACTGGCTTCCCGCGAGCGGCTGGGGGAGCCTTCAGCAGATGGTTATGCCTGTAGCGGTCCTCGCCGCCCTGCCCGCAGCCTACATTGCCCGCGTGAGCCGCGCCGCCCTGCTGGAGGTACTCGATGAGGAGTACATACGCACCGCCAGGTCGAAGGGTCTGCCCGAGCGGACCGTTCTACTGCGTCACACCGTCCGCAATGGCCTCGTCCCCGTCATCACCGTCGTCGGGCCTGTCGCCGCCGCCCTTGTGACCGGCTCTTTCATCGTCGAGTCCTTCTTCTCGATACCGGGTACGGGGCGTCTCTTCGTTCAGGCCGTGTTTGCCCGCGACTACGGCCTGATCATGGGCGCCACCCTGTTCTACGCCTCCATCGTGGTAGTTGCGAACCTCATCGTCGACCTGCTGTGCGCGGCCGTCGACCCGCGGATCCGTTATGAGTAG
- a CDS encoding acyl--CoA ligase has product MNLAHFVEDQGRRFGDKAAAVSAEGKEYSFRQIHEWSRRVGRFLQEKGVGKGDRVGLFSTNCPEYFVAFFGILHAGGVVTPLNSMYREREVHHQMADSGATALLAGRAMLPVAQAATTELSDLKAVYCLDDVWEWAANTPAEPAPVEIDPVEDLAVLPYSSGTTGLPKGVMLTHFNITSNLRQSLTLGYTTSYSVSVDFLPFYHIYGLTVLMNCGLVVGQTQVVMPSFSPELLMSLIEKHKVTDMFVVPPALLIMLNHPSFGKYDTSSLKFIYAGAAPLPAELGEQARRAFKCALVEAYGLTETSPVINTPPVHMIVPGAVGPPVSDTEEKIVDLDTDEELPTGKAGELLVRGPQIMKGYWNQPEATAEALTEDGWLRTGDIAYADELGYIRIVDRKKEMIKYKGYQIAPAELESLLLDHPAVLDAAVIPKRQADGSETPKAFVVLRPGATCTPEEIRAFIEERVAPYKKIRDVEFLDVIPKSLSGKILRRELIERERQGSG; this is encoded by the coding sequence ATGAATCTAGCGCATTTCGTGGAGGACCAGGGCAGGCGTTTTGGTGACAAAGCGGCGGCGGTCTCGGCGGAGGGCAAAGAATACTCCTTCCGCCAGATTCATGAATGGTCGAGACGGGTCGGCCGCTTCCTTCAGGAGAAGGGCGTTGGGAAAGGAGACCGCGTGGGTCTCTTTTCCACGAATTGCCCCGAATACTTTGTCGCCTTCTTCGGCATTCTGCACGCCGGCGGGGTTGTGACGCCCCTTAACTCGATGTACCGGGAACGCGAGGTGCATCACCAGATGGCGGATTCAGGAGCTACCGCTCTTCTTGCGGGCAGAGCGATGCTGCCGGTGGCGCAGGCGGCCACAACGGAGCTGTCCGACCTGAAGGCCGTCTATTGCCTCGACGACGTCTGGGAGTGGGCGGCAAACACGCCGGCCGAGCCTGCGCCGGTTGAGATCGATCCGGTGGAGGACCTCGCGGTCCTGCCGTACTCCAGCGGCACCACCGGACTCCCCAAGGGCGTCATGCTCACTCACTTCAACATCACCAGCAATCTCCGCCAGTCGCTCACGCTCGGATACACGACCTCCTACTCCGTCTCCGTCGATTTCCTCCCCTTCTATCACATATACGGACTCACCGTCCTCATGAACTGCGGCCTCGTCGTAGGCCAGACGCAGGTAGTGATGCCGTCGTTCAGCCCTGAGCTGCTCATGTCGCTGATCGAGAAGCACAAGGTCACGGACATGTTCGTGGTGCCGCCGGCGTTGCTGATCATGCTTAACCACCCGAGCTTCGGCAAGTACGACACGTCCTCGCTGAAGTTCATCTACGCCGGCGCGGCGCCTTTGCCTGCCGAGCTGGGCGAACAGGCGCGGCGCGCGTTCAAATGCGCGCTTGTGGAGGCGTACGGCCTGACGGAGACCAGCCCCGTCATCAACACGCCGCCGGTCCACATGATCGTCCCCGGCGCCGTCGGGCCGCCAGTATCGGACACCGAGGAGAAGATAGTCGACCTCGACACGGACGAGGAGCTGCCGACGGGCAAGGCGGGCGAGCTGCTGGTCAGGGGGCCGCAGATAATGAAGGGCTACTGGAACCAGCCGGAGGCGACGGCGGAGGCGCTGACGGAGGACGGCTGGCTGCGCACCGGTGACATCGCTTACGCCGACGAGCTCGGGTACATCCGCATCGTCGACCGCAAGAAGGAGATGATCAAGTACAAGGGGTACCAGATCGCCCCCGCCGAGCTCGAATCGCTCCTCCTCGATCACCCTGCGGTCCTCGATGCCGCCGTCATCCCCAAGCGCCAAGCCGACGGGAGCGAGACGCCGAAAGCCTTCGTCGTACTCCGGCCAGGTGCGACATGCACCCCGGAGGAGATTCGGGCCTTCATCGAGGAAAGGGTCGCCCCCTACAAGAAGATCCGGGACGTGGAGTTCCTGGACGTGATACCGAAAAGCCTCTCCGGGAAGATCCTGCGCCGGGAGCTCATCGAGCGGGAGCGGCAGGGAAGCGGCTAG
- a CDS encoding LL-diaminopimelate aminotransferase: protein MELARRVRELKPYLFAEISRKMAQKRAEGADIITFAIGDPDIPTPPHVIDALIDAARDPANHRYPESEGMPELRQAIAEWYERRFGLSFDPDTEVVALIGSKEGIGHVPLCFIDPGDVALVPDPGYPVYSVGTMFAGGECHFMPLLEENDFLPDFSAVPGEVARRAKLLWLNYPNNPTGAVAERSFFEEAVAFARRHDIAICHDGPYSEVAFDGYRPVSFLEAEGAREVAIEFHSFSKTYNMTGWRIGMAVGNARMIDALRRVKSNLDSGIPQAIQRMAIAALRGPQDCIAEHNAVYQRRRDRLVAALQSLGLRVQPPKASLYVWARVPPEFTSASFAERLLDELSIVVTPGSGYGEHGEGYVRLSLTIPDESLDEALRRLASWQGTRQTSQ, encoded by the coding sequence ATGGAGCTGGCAAGGCGTGTCCGGGAACTGAAGCCCTACCTCTTTGCCGAGATCTCGCGCAAGATGGCGCAGAAACGGGCCGAGGGCGCAGACATCATCACTTTCGCCATCGGCGACCCCGATATCCCCACTCCGCCGCACGTAATCGACGCCCTCATCGACGCCGCGCGCGACCCCGCGAACCACCGCTATCCGGAGTCGGAAGGGATGCCGGAGCTTCGACAGGCCATCGCCGAATGGTACGAGCGGCGCTTCGGCCTATCGTTCGACCCGGATACAGAGGTCGTAGCGCTTATCGGCTCGAAGGAAGGGATAGGCCACGTCCCGCTCTGCTTCATCGACCCCGGCGACGTTGCCCTCGTACCCGACCCGGGCTATCCGGTGTACTCGGTCGGCACCATGTTCGCGGGCGGCGAGTGCCACTTCATGCCTCTCCTGGAGGAGAACGACTTCCTCCCCGACTTCAGCGCCGTCCCGGGGGAGGTCGCCCGGCGGGCAAAGCTGCTGTGGCTCAACTACCCCAACAACCCGACCGGCGCGGTCGCCGAGCGCTCGTTCTTCGAAGAGGCGGTCGCTTTCGCTCGCCGCCACGACATCGCCATCTGCCACGACGGCCCCTACAGCGAAGTCGCGTTTGACGGATACCGACCGGTCAGTTTTCTCGAAGCGGAAGGCGCGCGCGAGGTTGCAATCGAGTTCCACTCATTCTCCAAGACCTACAACATGACCGGCTGGCGCATCGGCATGGCCGTCGGCAACGCGCGCATGATCGACGCCCTCCGGCGGGTGAAGTCGAACCTCGACTCCGGCATACCCCAGGCGATACAGCGCATGGCGATCGCGGCGCTGCGGGGCCCGCAGGACTGCATCGCGGAGCACAACGCGGTGTACCAGCGGCGGCGCGACCGGCTGGTCGCGGCGCTGCAGTCGCTGGGGTTGCGCGTGCAGCCGCCGAAAGCAAGCCTCTATGTGTGGGCGCGGGTGCCGCCGGAGTTCACGTCGGCGTCCTTCGCGGAGCGGCTGCTGGACGAACTATCGATTGTGGTAACCCCGGGTTCGGGCTACGGCGAGCACGGCGAGGGGTATGTGCGCCTCTCGCTGACGATACCGGACGAGAGTCTGGACGAAGCCCTCCGCCGCCTGGCGTCGTGGCAAGGGACGCGCCAGACTTCACAGTAG
- a CDS encoding GGDEF domain-containing protein, with amino-acid sequence MDDGEFAVSGEDTPGRAEHQQTEAQPETAGHWRETRETVLRKVAPVAFTAKQPVELRELKRYLLVMLGMISVGLLFAIVDETYGVPHLTAGTTTIMIAVVATSLLAIYRARRVAEGLIRTAPPPARDSITGLPDEHYFRLRLREECKRVHRYGIPVSLAIIDVNNLTSVNEAYGEACGDAVLKHVATIIESTKRASDIAVRLGGDEFALILLECDKPDAVQYVRRLEHYVTRKAVTVSVEDQMVNLWIGVCTGLASARETQSPEELLAEARRDLQMAKEDRDRRRERWSSRPA; translated from the coding sequence ATGGACGACGGCGAATTCGCTGTGTCAGGCGAAGACACACCAGGGCGAGCTGAACACCAGCAGACGGAAGCCCAGCCTGAAACCGCCGGTCATTGGCGGGAGACCAGGGAAACGGTGCTGCGCAAGGTGGCGCCGGTGGCATTCACCGCGAAGCAGCCGGTGGAGCTGCGGGAGCTGAAACGGTACCTGCTGGTCATGCTGGGAATGATCAGCGTCGGCCTGCTTTTCGCCATCGTCGACGAGACGTACGGCGTTCCTCATCTGACAGCCGGCACGACGACCATAATGATCGCCGTCGTCGCCACAAGCCTGCTGGCGATATACAGGGCCCGCCGGGTGGCTGAAGGACTGATCCGGACGGCGCCTCCACCGGCGCGCGATTCCATCACCGGCCTGCCCGACGAGCATTACTTCCGGCTCCGTCTTCGCGAGGAATGCAAGCGGGTCCATCGCTACGGCATCCCCGTCTCCCTCGCGATCATCGACGTCAACAACCTCACGTCCGTAAACGAAGCCTACGGCGAGGCCTGCGGAGACGCTGTCCTCAAGCACGTCGCCACCATCATCGAGTCGACGAAGCGCGCCTCCGATATCGCCGTCCGCCTGGGCGGCGATGAATTCGCTCTCATCCTGCTCGAGTGTGACAAGCCGGACGCCGTCCAGTACGTTCGCCGCCTGGAGCATTACGTCACGCGCAAGGCGGTGACCGTCAGCGTGGAGGACCAGATGGTAAACCTCTGGATAGGCGTCTGCACGGGCCTTGCCTCCGCCCGCGAAACGCAGTCGCCCGAAGAGTTGCTGGCGGAGGCGCGACGCGATCTCCAGATGGCCAAGGAGGACCGCGATCGCCGCCGCGAGCGCTGGAGCAGCCGTCCCGCTTAG